Below is a window of Plasmodium reichenowi strain SY57 chromosome Unknown, whole genome shotgun sequence DNA.
AACTCAGGTTACTTTTATTGGTGTTGTTGGATCTGAATTTgttcaaaaatatttagGAGAAGGACCAAGAATGGTACGTGATGTATTCAGATTGGCTAGAGAAAATTCGCCAtccattatttttatagatGAAGTAGATGCAATTGCTACTAAGAGATTTGATGCACAAACAGGTGCAGATAGAGAAGTTCAAAGAATTCTATTGGAATTATTAAATCAAATGGATGGTTTCGATAAATCTACTAATGTTAAAGTTATTATGGCTACTAACAGAGCAGATACTTTAGATCCTGCTTTATTAAGACCAGGAAGATTAGATAGAAAAATCGAATTCCCTTTACCAGATagaaaacaaaaaagatTAATCTTCCAAACCATTATTAGTAAAATGAATGTTAGTAGTGATGTAAATATAGAAAGTTTTGTAGTCAGAACGGATAAAATTAGTGCAGCTGATATTGCTGCCATAGCACAAGAAGCAGGTATGCAAGctataagaaaaaatagatatattattacagCTAATGATTTTGAACAGGGATACAGAACACATGTTAGAAAGCAATTAAGAGATTACgaattttataatatataacgAATGTAAGAATGATTAGAGGaaaacaataaataaaaaatatacacataaaaatatatatatatatatatattgtgttatatttattttaatgaCACAGGATTGGTTCAAACACACATATTATATGACTATAAATATGTGCTTAActgatatttttattgtggaatcttttttttttttttttattattattatatagatatttatattgttaaaatcatttttttttttttttttttttaaaatgaaaagtaaatattttatatggaTTTATACAAAATTTACATCCATTTAATATTAACTATCAACaaaattatcttttttctttttttctttcttttatattaacgtaatatatatatatatatatataaacaatataaatttttttttataattccgtttaaataatttattatgtatttttaataatatttaaaaaaaatatataatagatatataataattaaaataaattatctagtgttttaaaaaatatataaaataaaaaataaaaaaaatagcatacacacatatatatatatacatacatatatatttctatatatatatatatttaccatattatcatattaatagatttatatattctatgtaatatatattttttttttttcataattcaaagggaattattaaaaatatgttacACTTTCAAAGGGGAGGTGAGAAACGGAACCAAATTCTCTTAAAACTACAGAACCCTCATCATCTAAAACTAACCATGTAATACCACAATTATAGCTTGAAAATCGTAACCATGCAAATAAAGGAATTTGTAGAGCTCTACACAAGAAATATCTAATTACATTTCCGTGACATATTACTAATTGATATTCATCTTCATCACCACTAggtttataaaaataagttTCATAAgctttatttattcttttattatcttctttaattttttgaGCATCAAATTTTGAATGTCTTGGAAGAGGGTCAGGTAAATAAGGGGTTCCTTCATTTAAATTTGGatcatttattaaattagCATCAGGAAAATATTTACTTATAATATTAGCAGTTTCTTTAGCTCTTATCATATCTGAATGATAAATAACACTAacctttttattatttaaaatatcttttaattttttacCCGTTATATCAGCTTGTTTACATCCTTCTTTAGTTAAACGTTTAGAATTCTCATCATCCTTATATCTTCTTTCATATTGCCCATGTCTAactaatataatatgtttcgttgtattctttttatcttttttaccttcttttttttctttcttttcaaaaaattttatatttggattataataataatcatatcTACGATTCCATTTATAAAGTACGAATTTCTCATA
It encodes the following:
- a CDS encoding 26S proteasome AAA-ATPase subunit RPT3, putative; translated protein: TQVTFIGVVGSEFVQKYLGEGPRMVRDVFRLARENSPSIIFIDEVDAIATKRFDAQTGADREVQRILLELLNQMDGFDKSTNVKVIMATNRADTLDPALLRPGRLDRKIEFPLPDRKQKRLIFQTIISKMNVSSDVNIESFVVRTDKISAADIAAIAQEAGMQAIRKNRYIITANDFEQGYRTHVRKQLRDYEFYNI
- a CDS encoding phosphoglucomutase-2, with the translated sequence MYVNFFNKLNIPKSLRTNFNFKRRFSETKQNIQIKYIKENKKKYVFYTAVTSLSLSIALTYSYEKFVLYKWNRRYDYYYNPNIKFFEKKEKKEGKKDKKNTTKHIILVRHGQYERRYKDDENSKRLTKEGCKQADITGKKLKDILNNKKVSVIYHSDMIRAKETANIISKYFPDANLINDPNLNEGTPYLPDPLPRHSKFDAQKIKEDNKRINKAYETYFYKPSGDEDEYQLVICHGNVIRYFLCRALQIPLFAWLRFSSYNCGITWLVLDDEGSVVLREFGSVSHLPFESVTYF